Within the Cupriavidus malaysiensis genome, the region CGGTGGGGGCACTGGACGGGCTGGCGGCCCTGCGCGCGGCGGCCGACCAGGTGGTCTGCCTCAATACGCCTGCGGTGTTCGGCGCGGTCGGCGCCTTCTACCTGGATTTCACGCAGACCGGCGACGAGGAGGTGCTGCGCCTGCTGCGCGCCGCCGCCGGTGGCGCCGCGCCATAGGGAGTCGGGAGTCGCGGACGGCGCGGCTCAGCCCGCGCCGGCCAGCCGGGCCTTGAGGTGTGGCATCAGGCCACCGGCGCGCAGCAGGTCGAGCAGGAAGGCGGGGATCGGCTCGCAAGCCAGGCGCCGTCCGTCCTCCAGGGCCAGGGTGGCGCTGTCGAGGTCGAGCCGGGCCATCGCGCCGTCGCGCAGGGGCGAGGTGTCGTGGCAGACCAGCACCGGCAGGCCCAGGTTGATGGCGTTGCGGTAGAACAGGCCGGCGAACGAGGGGGCGATCACCGCGGCCACGCCCAGGTGCTTGAGCGCCTGCGGTGCCTGCTCGCGCGAGGAGCCGAGGCCGAAGTTGCATCCCGCCACCAGCAGGTCGCCCCGCCGCACGGCGGCGGCGAAGCCGGGGCGCGGGCCTGCCAGGCAATGGCGCGAGAGCTCTTCGATGCCGGCCTTCATGTAGGCACCGGGTGCCATCGCGTCGGTGTCGACGTTGTCGCCGAAGCGCCAGATGCGGCCGCCAGGCTGGGGTTCGGGGAGGGCGGTGGTCATGCGAGCAGGGAGCGGGGATCGGTGATACGGCCGGTGACGGCACTGGCCGCCACGGTCATCGGCGAGCCCAGCCAGACCGCGCTGCCGGCGCCGCCCATGCGGCCGGCGAAATTGCGCGCCGTCGACGCGATGGCGCGGCTGCCGGCGGGGAAGCGCGAGGGCCCGTAGCCGGCGCAGGCATTGCAACTGTTGCCCAGCAGGGTCGCGCCGGCATCCAGCAGCACGCCCAGCGTACCCTCGGCCTCGGCCTGGCGCTGGTCGCGCAGCGATGCCGGCGCCACCTGCAGGCTGATGCCGGCGGCCACGCGGCGCCCGCGCAGCACGCGCGCCGCCATGCGCAGGTCTTCCAGCTTGGCGCCGGTACAGGCGCCCAGGTAGGCGATCTGCAGCGCTTCGCCCTCGGCCTGTGCCACCGGCACGCTGTTGGCCGGCGAGTGGGGGGCGGCCACGTGGGGCGCCAGTGCCGCGGCGTCGAAGACATGGCTGGCCAGCAACGGGGCCTCGTCATCGCTGCGCCAGTGCGCCAGGTCGATGCCGGCCAGCGCGCCGGCATCGACGCCGGCGGCGGCGAGCCAGTCCAGCGTGGTGCGGTCGGGGGCCACCAGGCCGGTCTGCGCGCCGAGCTCGGCGCTCATATTGGCCAGCGTCATGCGTTCCTGCATCGGCAGCGCCGCCACTGCCGGACCGGCATACTCGACGGCTTCGTAGCGGCCGCCGCCGAGGCCGAAGCGCGCGCACAGGAACAGCATCATGTCCTTGGCGCAGACGCCGTCGCCGAGGCGCCCGCTCCAGTGCACGCGGATGGTGTGCGGCACGCGCAGCCAGATCTCGCCGGTGGCCAGCACGCTCGCCATTTCGGTGGCGCCGATGCCGAACATGTAGGCACCGAAGGCGCCGCCGGTAGGACTGTGGCTGTCGCCGCCGACGATGAAGCGGCCCGGCAGCACGTGGCCGTGCTCGGGCAGCACCAGGTGGCAGATGCCCTCGCCGTCGATGAAGTGGGGCAGGCGCTGCTCGCGCACCCAGTCGCGCGTGAAGCGCACGATGGCCTGCGCCTCGGGGTCGACGGCGGGCAGGTAGTGGTCGGTCACCACCACGTAGCGCTGCGGGTCCCACACCTGCGCGCCCAGCTCGCGCAGCAGCGGCGCCACGCGGCGCGGGCCGCTCGAGTCGTGCGACATGGCCAGGTCGACCCGGCACATCACGATGCTGCCGGGCTCGACGTGCGTGCGGCCGGCAGCGCGTGCCACCAGTTTCTGGGCGAGGGTGGCGGGGACCGTCATGCCTTCATTCGTTCCTTCGGGTTCCGTCTCAATCAGGGCTCGCGCCCGAGTAGCGCACCACCTTGGCCCAGCGCTTGATGTCCTCGCGCACGAAGCCGGCGAAGGCCTCGGGCGTGCTGCCCACCGGCTGCGCGCCGTCGTTCTCCAGGCGCTTGCGCACGGCCGGCGAATCCAGCCCGTGCCGCACTGCCTGGTTGAGGGCCTGCGTCACCTCGCGCGGCAGCCCGGCCGGGCCGAACAGGCCGAACCAGGCATTCGACTCGAAGCCCTTGACCGTGTTGCCGATCGGCTCCGCGCCGGGGAACTGCGGCAGCGGGCCGGGACTGGTCACGCCGAGCACCTTGAGCTTGCCCGCCTTGACGTGCGGCATCACGTTGACCGTGCTGGCGAACATCAGGTCGACCTGGCCGGCCAGCAGGTCGGTGATCGCCGGCGCGGTGCCCTTGTAGGGGATGTTGACGATGTAGGTGCCCGTCATCATCTTGAACATGTCGCCGGCCATGTGCAGCG harbors:
- a CDS encoding 3-isopropylmalate dehydratase, producing the protein MTTALPEPQPGGRIWRFGDNVDTDAMAPGAYMKAGIEELSRHCLAGPRPGFAAAVRRGDLLVAGCNFGLGSSREQAPQALKHLGVAAVIAPSFAGLFYRNAINLGLPVLVCHDTSPLRDGAMARLDLDSATLALEDGRRLACEPIPAFLLDLLRAGGLMPHLKARLAGAG
- a CDS encoding 3-isopropylmalate dehydratase large subunit — encoded protein: MTVPATLAQKLVARAAGRTHVEPGSIVMCRVDLAMSHDSSGPRRVAPLLRELGAQVWDPQRYVVVTDHYLPAVDPEAQAIVRFTRDWVREQRLPHFIDGEGICHLVLPEHGHVLPGRFIVGGDSHSPTGGAFGAYMFGIGATEMASVLATGEIWLRVPHTIRVHWSGRLGDGVCAKDMMLFLCARFGLGGGRYEAVEYAGPAVAALPMQERMTLANMSAELGAQTGLVAPDRTTLDWLAAAGVDAGALAGIDLAHWRSDDEAPLLASHVFDAAALAPHVAAPHSPANSVPVAQAEGEALQIAYLGACTGAKLEDLRMAARVLRGRRVAAGISLQVAPASLRDQRQAEAEGTLGVLLDAGATLLGNSCNACAGYGPSRFPAGSRAIASTARNFAGRMGGAGSAVWLGSPMTVAASAVTGRITDPRSLLA